The region GATGATCAATTCTGCCCTCGACCGGGTCGCGTCGCCGCCGATCGCCGAAGCCGAAAGCTGGCTGCAAGGGGCGGCACCGGCGACCAACGCGGCGCCCCTCGATTTGGCCCAGGCGGTCCCCAATTACGACCCGGCACCCGAACTGCTCGACTATCTCGCCGGCGCTGTGCGCGAACCGGGAACCGCATTCTACACACCGATCCTGGGTCTCGACGCCCTGCGCGAATCACTCGCCGCGTCCCTGTCCGGCGAATATGGCGCCCCGATATCGGCGGCGGAAACCACGATCACCACCGGCTGCAACCACGCCTTCTGCATGGCCACTCTCGCCGTCGCCGGGGCGGGCGATGAGGTCATCCTGCCGGAACCGTTCTATTTCAATCACGACATGTGGTTCGACATGCAGGGGATCGCGACGGTTCCCCTGCCCTGCCGGCCGGGCACCGAGGGCATGGTGCCGGACCCCGAGGAAGCAGCGGCCCTGATCACGCCGCGCACGCGCGCTATCGTGCTGATCACGCCGAACAATCCGACCGGCACCATCTATTCCAACGCCCGGCTCAAGGCGTTTTATGACCTCGCGGCGAACCACGGTCTCGCTCTCGTCATCGATGAGACCTACAAGGATTTCCGCCCCGCCGACGGTGGTGACGAACCGCAGCCGCCGCATACCTTGTTCCAAGAAGAGGGCTGGCGGGACACGCTCATCCAGCTCTACAGTTTCTCCAAGGCCTTCAGCCTGACCGGCTACCGCGTCGGCTCGCTGGTTACCGGCGAGAGGATCATGGCGGCGGTGGCAAAGATCGCCGACACCATTACCATCTGCCCGCCCCATATCGGCCAACTGGCGGCGCTCTATGGGCTCGAACACTTGACCGCATGGCGGGAGGAGAAACGCGCCCGGGTGCTGGGCCTGATCGACGCCCTGGACGACGCCTTCCAACGCCACCGCCCGCCCTATGATCTGGTCTCTCGTGGCGCATTCTTCGCCTACCTGCGCCATCCCTTCGCCGGCACATCGTCGATCGATGTCGCCAAGCGGCTGGCCGCGGACCAGCGCCTGCTGGTGCTGCCCGGCGAGTTTTTCGGCGAGAGCCAAAGCGAATATCTGCGCGTCGCCTTCGCCAACGCCGACACCGGGCAACTCGACGAGCTCGCCAGCCGACTGGCGCGCTTGGGGTAGTCAGGAGTCGGGGCCCCGCACCCTCACCGCAATCCGCTAGTCCTCGAAGGCGAAGATCCGCTTCCAGTCGTTCTTCATGCTGATGACGACCCAGCCCTGCATCATTGCCTCGTCGTAGAGCGCCTGGGTGAACCTGCCCACTCTGGTGTCGGGCAGCGACTGGGCAGGCCCGTAGGCATACTCGCGCTCGGCGTCGTCATGCAATACGAGCATCGCCAGACGCGCGCCATCGCCGGCGTTCGTGTATTCCAGCATCTCCCGATCACCGGTCGAATTGCCGAATGCCGCGTGCGGCCGGCGCCCGATCATTAGGTGGATGCCCTCGGCCTTGCCCGCGTCGTTGACGTGAATGTAAGTCTTCGGTTCCCGGATAAGAACCGGCTTGCCATGCTTGTCATAAGTATAGGACGTGCGCTGGGCGGTGCCGACCACCTGCTCGGGCGGAACGCCGTAGACCCGCTCGGCATATACCCGCACGAAATCCTGTCCACCGCCGGTGACGATGTAGGTCTTGAAGCCGGCGGCGCGCAAGTATGCCAACAGCTCCTGCATGGGGAGGTAGGTGAGATCGGTATAGGGCCGTCGCCAGCGCGGGTGCCTGGCGGTGGCGAGCCATTGCTGCACCTCGGCGTTGAATACCTCGACACTCATTCCGGTCGTCGTCGCGTCGAGCGTCGTCATGAAATCGTGCATCGGCAGCTTTGCGACTGCCGCCGCGGTGTCGGCGAGCACGCTTTTGAACGGCTCGATCTCGGCGAGCTCGGGTTTTTCCTTTACCACCGCCGGGACGCGGTCGGCGCTGAACATCAGCCCGGCATACATGGGGTGCGAAACCCACAGCGTGCCATCCTGGTCGAAGGCGGCGACGCGCTCGGCCGCGGGTACGAAATCCGTACTCGACTCGTCGGTCGTCGTCCGCACGAACTCGATGATCGCGCGCTTGGCCGCGCCGTCGTTCCACGACGGAAGCGGGTCGCTCTGCGCGAGTGCCAGCGTCGCCAAAGCGAGGTAAGTAGCGAGCGCGAGCATGACGGCCGGTATGCGGTGGAGATGTGGAAACATGATAGCCCCTAGGGATCCGATTCGCGAAACGCCGTCGCGATGAATTCGGCGCCGGCGACCAGGCCGAACTCGTCGATGCCGTGCTGGACCCGCGGCCGGCGGTGCCACTCGACGGCGACGCCGGCGGCGCTGAGCCCGTCGACCGTGGCGGGCAAGGCGGCGACCGGAACCACCGGATCGTCCTCGCCGTGGACCAACAGGACCGGCGGTTTCGAACGGGCCTCCACGGTCAGCGTTTCGCCGCCGATCAGCAGCCCGGAATAGCCGACGACGGCGGCGCAGCCGCGCGGCCGCCGTAGCGCCACATAGAGCGCCATCATGGTGCCCTGGGAAAACCCGATCAAGGCCAGCCGGTCGTCGCCGAGGTTGCGTTCGGCGAGCGCCGCATCGAGATAGGCGTCGATCGCCGGCGCCACGCCCTTGGCGCCGCGCAGCATCTCGTCTGGGCTCATGTCGGAAAGCGGAAACCATTGCCGGCCCATGGGGTTGGCGTCGCAGGGTTCGGGCCCGTTCGGCGACAGAAACTCCGCATCGGGCAAGAATCGCGACATCGGCGGAGCGAGGCCAATGAGATCATTGCCGTCGGCGCCCCAGCCGTGCAGCAGGACGACCAATTGACGCGGCGCTCCGCCGCTGGCGGGGCCAAAGCCGGGCCCGTCGAGGGCGGGAGAGTCGGGCATGCGGGATCCTTTCCGTGGCGCCGTTTTCCTATCCGAATTCACCCATTGCCGCCAGCCCGAAGAAAGCCGATATCATGACAACACGCGAATGGCGAATAGGAGGGCAGGATGGACGGAACGGCACCGGGCTACGCCAAGCATCCGGGTTATCGCATCGCTTTCGAGCCGAGCGCCAAACGGGTGCGGGTCGAATTCGGCGGCGAGATAGTGGCAGATACGACGGCGGTGCGCCTGCTCCATGAGACCAAACACCTGCCGGTCTATTACTTCCCGCGCGACGACGTGCGCATGGACCTGCTGAGCGCGACCGATCATCGGTCCTATTGTCCGTTCAAAGGCGAGGCGTCCTATTGGACCGTCGGCGCCGGCGGCCGAACGGCCGAGAACGCGGTGTGGAGCTATGAAGACCCCTACGACGAGGTGGCGGAAATCGCCGGCTACATGGCCTTCTACTGGGACCGCATGGACGCCTGGTACGAAGAGGACGAGAAGGTCTTCGTCCACGCCCGTGACCCCTATACGCGGATCGATATCGTGCGCAGCGCGCGGCCGGTGCAGGTCGTGGTCGACGGCGAGGTGTTGGCCGAAACCGAACGCGCGCTGTTCCTGGTCGAGACCGGCCTGCCGGCGCGCTACTACATCCCGCGCGATGACGTGCGGCTGGACCGGCTCTCGCCCAGCGACCGCACCACGCAATGCCCCTACAAGGGAACCGCGATCTACTGGTCGGTCGATAACGGGAACCAGGCCCACGCGGACATCGTCTGGAGCTATCCCGACCCGGTCGCCGAGGTCGCGCGGATCAAGGATCACTTGTGCTTTTTCAACGAGCGGGTCGACGCCATCTCGATCGACGGCCTGGCCGAGGCAAATCCCAAGACCAAGTGGTCCTGAAAACCGGGCCAGCGAGCTCGCGTTTCGTTCCTGGCTTAGATCGCGCCGCCTTCGCGGTCGTTGAGGTGGTGGTAGTAGTGCCACATGAGATGGGCGGCGGCGCCACGCCACGGCCGCCAGGGTTCGGCCACGGCAACCAACTTAGCCCGTTTCGGTGTCCCCTTCAGACCCTTCATATGGATCACCGCCTTGGCCAAGGCGAGGTCGTCGATCGGCCACACGTCGGCACGGCCAAGAGCGAACAGCAGGTAGATCTCGGCACTCCAGCGACCGATGCCTTTGACCTCGATGAGTCGGTCGATCGCCTCCTCTTCCTCCAACTGCGCCAGGCCGTCGAGGTCGAGGGCGCCGCTCGCGACGTGACGGGCAAGCGCGCGGGAATACTCGATCTTCTGACGACTCAATCCCATCTTGCGCAGAGTGGTCGTTCTGAGCCGGGCGAATTTTTCCGCCGACATCGGCTGGCAGCCGCCTTCGACGCGGCCCCATATGGCGCGTGCCGCATGGGTCGAAACCTGCTGCCCGACGATGGTCCGCAAAAGCGCCGGAAATCCCATCTCCGCTCGACGCAGGGCGGGCCTGCCGGCGGCCGTGAGCGCGCGCGCGATATCGGGATCGCGAGCCGCCAGTTCATCGAGCCCGCGAGCGAGCGAGGTTTTGGTCAGCTGTCGTTTCATAGTTCGCGCCGCACCGAGATTTGCCCCCGAAGACAGCGCGCGATGGTATAGGAACATCGCGTTGGCCGCGATACAGAGATCATGATCTGCACCAGATTCGCTCCCAGCCCGACCGGACACCTTCATCTCGGTCACGCCTATTCGGCGCTGTTCGCCTGGCGCGCGGCCCGCGAATCGGGAGGGCGCTTCCTGCTGCGCATCGAAGACATCGATCGCGGCCGGTGCCGAACGGAATTCGACGACGCCATTGTCGAAGACCTCGCCTGGCTCGGCCTCGACTGGGACGGGCCGGTGCGCCGCCAGTCCGCGCATTTCACTGATTATCGCGCCGCGCTCGATGCCCTCATCACTGCCGGACTGCTCTATCCGTGTTTCTGCACCCGCAAGGACATCCAACGTGAGATCGCGACGATCGGCGCCGCGCCCCATGGCCCGGACGGTCCGACATATCCGGGTACCTGCCGCGAGCTGGCGCCCGACGAACGGGCGGCGCGGATGGAGACCGGAGCGGCCTATGCCCTCCGTCTCGACATGGCGGCCGCGGCCGCCGCCGCCGGCCCGCTGACCTGGACCGACCGGGAGGCCGGCGAGGTGACGGCAAAGCCGGGGGCGTTCGGCGATGTCGTGCTGGCGCGGAAGGATACGCCGACGAGCTATCACCTGTCGGTTACCGTCGACGACGCGGTGCAGAACGTGACACTGGTGACCCGGGGCTGCGACCTGATGCCGTCGACCCACATACACCGCCTGCTCCAGGCCCTGCTCGGCCTGCCGACCCCGGACTATCACCATCATCCGCTGATCACCGATGCCGAGGGCCGCCGCTTCGCCAAACGCGACCGGCCGCCGACCTTGCGTGACCTGCGCGAAAACGGCGTCACCGCCGACGAGGCCGCGGCGATCGCGGCCGATGGCCAGATTGCGGCCTATTCATTCAGCATCCAGCCATAGGACGTTCCGGCGAGAACCGACTTCACCTCGGCGAAGTTCTCGATCGTCTCGCGCAGCGGATAGGGATTGGCCCGGGCGTATTTGACGGCGACCGGCAATGCCGAAAGCCCCAGATACCGGCATGTCTTGTCATAGGCGATGCGCGGATCGTCGGCGATGTCGTTCTCGTAGACCAAAGAGAGCGCGGCAGACCCCGCGAGGGCCGAGCGCAAAGCGGCGAATTCGGCTTCCACCTGCGCCAATCCGGCCACCAAGGGGAGCCGGCCTTCCGAAAAACGGGCTTCGTCCACATCGATCGTGACCCGCCGCCGCGGCGCGCACATGTGACGGCGGTGATGGCGGTGGCCGCCGAAATGAACCGCGGTCCGCGACACGATACTGCGCAGGACGTTACGGCGCTGTAGAACGATGAAATGGCTGATCCCGGCCGCGGCGAGAAGCTCTATCAAGCCCGGCCAATCGCGACCGAAAGTTTCCGGTCCGTGGAGCTGCAATTCGAAGCCATAAAACCGCCGTCCCGCCCGGCCCATGCGCCGGCGCAAAAAGACGGCCGGCTCGGTTTGCTCCCGCCACAGGCCATGGTTCGGATTGAACACCTCGTGATCCCAGAAGATCTCCCGATTGTCGCCGAGCATATGCCCGAGCACGGTGCTACCCGAACGCCCGGCATGGAACATGACGACGTTTCCCGGCCGGTCGGCGGGGATCGGCCGGCCGGGTATCATGGCATCGATATATTTGAATGCCCGATAGGCCGAACCGCTAACACGCTTGGTCAGCGAGGCCGAGTTCCGGCTCATGGATTGCCCTTCCCCGCGCCGGCTACTGGCGCAGGCCGCGAACGATTTCGAGGTAGTCGGGATGATCCGGCGGGATGAGGCCGTGGCGGACCGCGAAATCGATGATGACCAGGTTGCAGTTGAACTTGAAATCGGATGTCTCGGCGACGACCCGAAGCACCTCGTCGGCCGGCCACAGATAAAACTCGGCGATCTCGCCGTCGGTGTTGCGTGGGGTGAAATCCGGCGGCAATTCCAGGTCGTAACAGAACTGCACGTCCGGCTTCAGGCCCTCTTCGGTCTCGGCGCAATAGGTGATCGCGCCGACGGCGCGCGCAGTGCGGGCGATCGCCTCCGGGACAGCCGCCTCCTCTGCCGCTTCCTTGACCAGGTTGTCCATCAGCCCAATGCCCAGCGGTTGGCCGCCGGCGATCATATTGTCAAGCATACCGGGATAGGTCGGTTTGTCGGGTGATCGCCTGCCGACCCACATCCGAATCTCGCCGCCGTCGCGGACAAACCCATTGACGTGAACGCCATAGGCGCGAACGCCGAACAAGGGCACCGCTGCGCGCTCCATTCTCAACAATGGCGGCGCCGTGAAGGAGAGCGAAACCGGATAAGCCTCGTCTCGCCAGGTGGTGACCGTGCCGTCTTCGGCGAGGATCCGCAGGACCTTTTCGACCGTCTCGGAGCGCTCCTCGAAACCGCGTATGTCCGGGTTCAGGGTCACCGAATCGACGAGCACTGTAAACACCTCGGGGAGTTCGCGCAGGCGTTCCGCCATCGTCTCGCCGACCCATCCGACCCCGTGGCCATCGACGAAGAACCGGCGGTAGCGTGACAGGTCCGCGTTGTTGCACGCTGCGATGCGGTCGAGGAAGCTCATCCGCCGACGGGGGTATAGTCGTAAGCGCCGATGCCCTGTACCAGGACGAAACAGCAATCGCTATCGCCGCCGTTGCTGACCCGGTGAGCCGTCTTCGGCTCGAGGGTCAGTCGTTCGCCCGGTTGCAACCGGTGTTCCTCGCGCGGCGCACGCGATTCGACCACCAACGCACCCTTGGCGCAGGTGAAATTCTCGGTGACTTGGCTGTGGAAATGCCAGGGGATGACATCGCCGGCGGCGAGCGTAACGTGCAAGGCGCGCAGATCCATCGTTTCGGCGATGATCGTCGTGTTCTTGATCTCGTATTGGCCATCCCAAGGCCGGCTTCCGATGTCGTTCATGGCGCGGCTTCCCTCCTATCGTCACGTTGGCCAAATATCATAGCGCGATTCGGACGGCGCCTCACCGGCCGCCTCGCCCAAACCTCAACAGAATCGATTCTACGCCGAATTATCCGCGTTGATAGCATCAAGAAACGATTTGCCGAAATCCTTGAGCTTCTTCGGACCAACGCCGCCAACCTGAATCATTTGTTCAAGAGTTGCCGGTCGCAATCGGCACATATCATGCAAGGTCGCGTCGGAAAAAATCACAAACGCCGGCACGCCCCGCTCAAGGGCGAACTCACGTCGCAGCGCCTTTAACCGCGTTAGCAGTTCTGTGTCGATATCATCCACTGACTGCAACGATAGATGCGCCCGCTTCGATGTCTTTGCCGATGCCGTTGGCTTTGGAATCTCACGGAAGTAGAAATGATCTATGCCCTTCAAAACCGCTTCGCCCTTTTGCGAAAGTTTCAGGCCGCCAAAGCGTTCGATATCGATCGAAAGGTAACCGCCCGCGACCGCCTGTCGGATAAAGGCCCGCCAGAAGCTCTTGGGGTGTGACTGGCCGGCGCCGAAATTCGGCAGCTGATCGTGCCCGCGAGCGTGGATCTTCTCCGAGGTGCTGCCAACCAAGACGTCTATGATATGTGCCGCGCCAAACCGCTGTCCGGTTCGAGCGATGGCGGATAGGAGCATTCGCGCCTCCGTCGTGCCATCGATAACCGTCGGCGGATCAAGGCAAACATCACAATTCGCGCAAGGCGATGATGCTTCGCCAAAGTATGCGAGAAGGGCGACTCGGCGACACTGGGTCGCCTCGCAATAGGCCAAGAGTGAATCCAGTCGCTTGTGTTCGCGGCGCTTGTGGTCTTCGTCCGAGGCTTCCTGATCAATGAACCGGCGGCGCATTCGGATGTCATCCAAGGCATATAGCATTTGAACTTCAGCCGCTTTTCCGTCACGCCCCGCGCGCCCGATCTCCTGGTAGTAAGCCTCCATGCTACCGGGCAGGTTTAGGTGCAAGACGTGGCGGATATCCGATTTATCGATCCCCATGCCAAAGGCGATGGTCGCCACCATGATCACGCCCTCTTCGGCCATAAAAATCTCCTGGTTCTCTCTGCGCGCCCCTGCGGGTAGTCCGGCGTGATAGGGCAGCGCCCGGTAACCTTCTTTCGCAAGCAGGGCCGCCACCTCCTCGGTCAAGCGGCGGGACAGGCAATACACGATTCCCGCACCATTTCGCCGAGGTTCCAAGAAATTGAATAGTTGCCGGCGCCAGTCGGTCTTGGGCGCTACGCCGAGCCGCAAATTTGGTCGGTCGAAACCGAACACAATGATTTCGCCACGCCCGCCGAAGATTTTCTTGTTTATGTCCTGGCGTGTCGCACTATCCGCGGTCGCAGTAAAGGCAGCCAGCGTTGCCGTCGGAAATCGGTCCTTGAGCTCTGACAATGTTTCATATTCCGGGCGAAAACTGGCTCCCCACTTGGAAATGCAATGGGCCTCGTCGACGACGAACATTGCCGGATCTACGGCATCGAGCGCGGCAAGCATTCGGTCCGTCATGAGGCGCTCCGGCGACATGTAGAGCAGCTTAGCCGCACCCGCCTGAACGCGCCGCCAATCCTCGACGTTCTCCGCACGCGAGCGGCCGGAATGGATACAGCCGACGTCAATCCCGTTGGCTTTTAGCGCCGCAGCTTGGTCATCCATGAGCGCTACCAGCGGCGAAACAACTATTGTTGGGCGGTCGTTCAGCAGAGCCGATAGTTGATAGCACAGGGACTTACCCGCCCCCGTCGGCATAACGACGAGTGTATGAGCGCCCGCCAGCAAACGTTTGACAATCTCCCGCTGGCCCGGTCGAAAAACCGGAAAACCAAATATCGATTTCAGCAATTGCTCCGGCGCGTTCCTCACTTGCGGGGCCTCCTGGCGGAATCATGAACGTTGTTGCCTGATCGCGGTAAGTCCGATGCCGGTTCAATTATGGAAGCAAATAACGCTCCCTTCCATTTCCGCCGCCCAATCTTGGCCATAAGAGAGTTTCATTCTTCGCAATGAGTATCGTCTACGGCTAAAGCGCTCGAATTCCATCGAGTGGAACTTGGGTTGCTAAAAAGTGACCCTCGTTATGATCGCGCATTCGTTGTTCGATGGCAGGGTCACCGCGCCACGTTCTCGAGATGCAGCAGGATTTCACGATTGACCGCTTCGCCATGGGTGATCGGACCCATATGGCGCGCGCCTTCGATGGTGGCGAGATGGGCAGCATCGATGGTGGCGGCGACCAATTCGGCAATGCGCGCGGTGGTCGCGTTGGTCGCCCCACCCCGCGCGACCAAGGTCGGGACAGCGATCGCGGCCATGTCGGCAAGGGAGAAATCGACCGCGAAGCCGATCGCCCATTCGGCGGCGACCTTGTCCGCCGATTGAAGGACACGGGCGCGGACATTGTCCGGCAGCGCCGCCCACGCGCCGTCACCGTTCCAATAATCGACATAGCCACCGACACCGGGTGCCGGGTCGCCCCGCGCGACGGCGGCGATAAAGTTATCGCCGATCCGCCGTATCTCGTCGTGAAGCGCGGTCTCGCCGGCCAATTCGAGGATCGAGAAGAGCACCGGCTCGTAAAGCACGAGACTACGCAACGGAAGCGCATCCGCCATCGCCATCCGCAACGAGATCGCCGCCCCATAGGAATGGCCGACGAGATGAATTGGCGCGCCGGCGATGTCGGCGAGCGCCCGCACCAGGGCAAACTCGTCTTCGGCATCGAGCGCCGCGCCGGCGGGCCACGGCTCGCTGTCGCCGTAGCCGAGCAGGTCCGGCGCCAGCGCACGGTAGCCGCGCGCCCGCAACTCCTCGACCAACAGCGACCATTGCGCGCCGCTGCTCGACGAGCTGTGTAGAAGCAGGACCGGTTCGCCGTCGCCCGAATCCAAATAGGCGACCCGGCGTCCGCGGACTAGCGTCGTCGGCACGTTCCCTCCTCCGAGACGTCGTTCAGGCCCGCTTGGCGTAGCCTTTTTCCGAGGTCAGGACGGTTTCCACATAGGCCAGCTGGCGCAGGCAACGGGCGACGTAGTCCGTTTCCTCGGCCGCCATGCCGGCGACCTGAATATCGATATGCAGTTCGTCTCCCGCGACCCCGCTAAGCAGGCTGTGCCACGAATTGGGAACCAGCCCACGCTTGGCAAACATTCCGAGGACCCGCGGCATGACCCCCGGCTCGGCCACGGCGCAGACATAGAAACAGGCGGTGGGTTGAAAATCAGTCGATGTCGTCGATGACATGATACGCAAACTCCCTTGCATCAGGATTCCGGCAAACAGCACGTCCCGGACGCCCCGTGGGCGCCGGGCCGTTAATTCGCCGGATGAGAGCTCGCGTTGTCATGCGAAAGACCTTAACGCCCCGCCGGTTAACCGTCAATAAACCGCGCGCGGAATTCGTCGACCTTGTCGAGCAGGCGCTGGATATCGGCCCACTCGGTATACGGATTGAGCAGGACCGCCCGCAACCAGCGGCGACCGAGGAGGCGGGGGAGGGAGAGAAAGATTCGCGCCTCGGCGAGCAGCGCCCGCTGAAGCTCGGCATTCAGTCGGTCGGCCTCCGTCTCGTCGCCGGGCGGGACCAAACGAAAGCAAACCAGATTGGTTTGGGGTCGGCAAGCAACGGCGACCCCGCTGCGCTGCGCGAGCTGTGACGCCAGCCGCGTCGCGTGACCGATCCCGGCCTCGATCAATGAATCGAATCCCTGCCGCCCGATATGCTGAAGGGTGAGCCACAGCTTGAGCACTTCGGCGTGTCGCGTCCCCTGGAGCGACAGCTCTCCCAGATTAACGAACCCGTTGGTCTCCGCCATGTAGGGCGCGTCGATGCGAAACGATTGGAGCAGCGTATCGTTGTCGCGAAATAGGACGCACGCGCAGGTCTTGGCGACATAAAGCCACTTCTGCGGATTGAAGGTGATCGAGTCGGCGGCCTCGATGCCGGCGATCAGTGGCGCGGCAGACTTCGAAAACGCCAATCCCCCGCCATAGGCGGCGTCGACATGGAGCCAAACACCGTGGCGCCGGGCGATTTCGGCGATCGGCGGCAGAGGGTCGATGCTGCCGGTGATCGTGGTGCCGACAGTGGCGACCATCGCCATCGCGACGCCGCCGGCGGCGAGATGCTCCGCTACCGCCGTTTCGAGCGCGGCGGGGTCCATGCGATAGTCGGCGTCCACCGCCACCGGGATCACCGCCTCGGCGCCGACGCCGAGGATCATGGCCGCCTTGCGGATCGATGCGTGGGCCTGGGCCGACGCGAAGATCGCCGGGCGCCGGTTGCGATCCAGCGCCGCCCACGCGGCATCGCCGAGAGCGCGATTGCGGGCCACCGCCAAGGCCTGCAAGTTGGCCAGGCTGCCGCCGCTGGTCAGCACCCCGCCGGCACCGGGACCGAACCCGAATTGACGCGCGAACGCATCGACGACCGCCAGCTCCAGACGAGACAGCAGGGGCGACATTTCGAGGCTCAGCATGTTGTTGTTGAGCTCGGCCGAGAGCAGTTCGCCGAGTACGGATATCGTCGCCGGGATCGAATCCATGTGG is a window of Alphaproteobacteria bacterium DNA encoding:
- a CDS encoding aspartate aminotransferase family protein encodes the protein MDRSHLPAAAFVAPDGSNRAAVEDLTHRIVELAANWASTAGARSPLPDDGSLPDSPVIPETARPVDDILAELGSLVDGSMNAAHPGYIGHMDSIPATISVLGELLSAELNNNMLSLEMSPLLSRLELAVVDAFARQFGFGPGAGGVLTSGGSLANLQALAVARNRALGDAAWAALDRNRRPAIFASAQAHASIRKAAMILGVGAEAVIPVAVDADYRMDPAALETAVAEHLAAGGVAMAMVATVGTTITGSIDPLPPIAEIARRHGVWLHVDAAYGGGLAFSKSAAPLIAGIEAADSITFNPQKWLYVAKTCACVLFRDNDTLLQSFRIDAPYMAETNGFVNLGELSLQGTRHAEVLKLWLTLQHIGRQGFDSLIEAGIGHATRLASQLAQRSGVAVACRPQTNLVCFRLVPPGDETEADRLNAELQRALLAEARIFLSLPRLLGRRWLRAVLLNPYTEWADIQRLLDKVDEFRARFIDG